In the genome of Luteitalea pratensis, the window GGAGAGCTGGCGTTCGAATGCGCCTCAGCCCACTGAACACGTGGACATCTGTTCGTCTGTGTCCTTCCGTGGCCGGTGCGGCAGGACCTGCAAGGTGGTTCCGTCCACTCGCGTTCAAGGTAGAGGAATGGGCGATTGCACTGTACCTGCTTCGTACCTGATACTCAGGTTTCTAGAGGATCTGGTGGTTTCTGGCGGTTCCGATCCGGCCTAAACCCTTGAGCTGTGCGGGTTCGTCGAGAACGAATCCCACCCTCTCCGCCAAACCAAAGTTGGCCGGGCACTCCTTTGAGCTACGCCAGGAACACAACCGCGGGTTCGTGCAAGAGTCGTTCTTGCCAGTCAAGGTCGTGTCGTGGATGATCGCGACGCGCGAGACCGATTTCACTGGAACCCCTTGCCTTTTCGACGCCAGGCCACGAGCGCCCTCAAACGTGCCGAATGAGGCTCCTGCATCAACGACCGCGCTTGTCCAATACCTGTCACCGATGATCCGGCTCGTCACGGCGTTCGTCGCGTACTCGGTTGCTGTTGCGCTCCCAGCAGCCCAAGCGCCCGCGCCCGACTACCGCGTCTACGTGGCTTCGGAAGCGGCAGACAAGATTTCTCTCCTCCGCTTCGATGGAGCGGCCTTTCATCTCGAGCGGCAGTTCGATACCGGGGTGATGCCAGTCGACATCGACGGACCACACGGCCTGGCGCTCAATGCTGCCGGCACGGCGTTGTTCGTGTCGATTGCGCACGGGCAGCCGAACGGCGTGCTCTGGAAGTACTCGACGACGACCCACCAAGTGGTGGGGCGCACCACGCTCGGCATGTTCCCTGCCACTCTGCAGGTCAGCCCATCGGGAGAGTTCGTGTACGTGGTGAATTTCAACCTCCATGGCGACCCCGTCCCGTCGAGTGTCTCCATCGTGCACGCGGAATCGATGACCGAGCTCGCGCGCGTCACGACGTGCCGCATGCCGCACGGATCCCGCTTCAACCCGCAGGGTACGCGCCACTACTCGGCGTGCATGATGGACCATCGCGTGGTCGAGATCGACACCGCCACGCTGCGCGTGGCGCGGGAATTTCGACTCAGTCCGATGGCGGATGCCGGTAGTCACGCGGCTGCTCATGGTGCCGATGTGTCGACCCCGGCAGGTGCGGCGTGTTCGCCGACCTGGGTGCAGCCTTCGTCCGATGGGTCGGCGCTATTCGTGGCGTGCAATGGATCGAATGAGATTGTCGAGATTGGTGTCGAGGCGGGATCGATTCGGCGGCGCATCGGCGCCCGCAATGGTGTCTATAACCTCGCCACGACGCGTGACGGACGGCTGCTGATCGCGACGAATCGCCGCGACCAGTCGGCGTCCGTTCTCGATCTGGCGACTGGCCGCGAACGCGCACGTCTTGCCACGCCCCGCCGCGCCGTGCACGGCGTGGCGATCAGTGCGGACGATCGCTTTGCCTTCGTCTCGAGTGAAGGCATCGGTGCCGAATCCGGTTCCGTGATCGCGATCGATCTCGCCGGCCTGACGATCGCCGCCACCGCGCAGGTGCCGCCGCAGGCCGGCGGTATCGACGTTCGCTGACGCTACTGCGACGTGTTCGTCGGCGTGAGCTTCTTCAGCTGCGGCAGTTTCGTGATCCAGATCCCGCTGTTGATGTCGTTGAAATAGATCAGGCCCTTGTGCGGCTGCGCGCCCCAGCAGAACGGCAGATTAGGACGCCATCCCTTCGGATCGCCCGTCCACAGGCGGGCGATCTCGCGGCCTTGACGATAGAGGTTGCCCCGCAGTTCACCCGACACGTCGACGACGCGGGCGCCGGCGTTGTAGTAACCCATGTACATCACGTCGTCTTCCACCCAGATGTTGTGCGCGCCGGCTTCCGGAATGTCATACGTCGCGACTCGTCGCGGCCGCTCGATGTCGGTGACATCGACGACGTGAACGATGCCTTGCACGGGAATGCGATCGCGACTCGACAGATCGAACTGAGCGGGGAACACCTCGTCGCCTACGAATACATAATTGTTGTACCGGAACACCGCATGCGCACCGGCCAGCCAGCCGGGCCCATACAACTCGTGATAGTTGAAACGAAGCTGGCTGACCAGCACGGGCTTCTGCGGGCTGCCGCCCTTGATGCCGTTGCCGACGTCGAGCACGATGAGACCGTCGCGCCACCATCCCGCATACAGCAGACCGTCCCTCACCTGCACGTCGTGCAACATGAGGCCACCGACGAACTCGTCACCCTCGGGACTGCGGAACGTCTGGGTCTGGCGATCCGGAGCCCAGCGGCCCACCTCGCGCGGCGATGTGACATCGTGGAAATCGATGACCCGCAGCGAACCCGTGGCGTCGTCGGTGATATAGGCGAAGCGTCCGTCGATGAACGCGCTGTGCACGCCGCCGCTCACGGTAGCGGTGTACTCGGAAGCCACCCTCGGATGCGCCGGATCAGAGGTGTCGAGAAAGGCGATGCCGTTCTTACGATTGGACGCGCCTTCGCGTGTGATGACGGCGACCTTGCCATCTGCCGTGGTGCTGACATCATTCAGGATGCGCGCATCGAACGCCACCGAGTCGACTTTCAGTGGCGCTGCGGGATTGCTGATGTCATAGACCCAGAGGCGGCCGGCCATCGCCGACGTGACATACGCGTAGTTGCCGACTATCCACTGCTCGAGCGTCTGGAACTCCTCTGCGGGGGCGCGGCCGACGACCTCGAGCGCGCGCTGCACGTTGCGTGGTTTGACGACCACCGTTGCGACGGCGGCGCGATCGGCGCTGATTGCGGTGATCAGGTAGCTGCCCGGCTGTTCAGCCACGAAGACGCCGTCGGCATCGATTGATGCGCCTTCGCCGCTGATCGACCACCGCACGCCTGCCTCCTGGGCGCCGGTCACGGCTGCGGAGAACCGGACGACATCGCCGGTCCGCACTGAGGTCGCGGGCGGCTGAACCGACAGGCGCTGGACGCGACCCGATCCAATACGAACCGTCGCGGTCGCGCTCGCGCCTTCCGTGCTCGCGCGAATCGTGGCCGTGCCCGGCGCGACCCCGGTCACGAGGCCGGCGGCATCGACCGAGGCGATGCCGGGCGATTCGGAACGCCACACGTACTCGACGTCCGATACCGGCTCGCCGCTTGGCGCGATGGCGATGGCTCGCAATGCCACTCCAGGGCCAATGCTCATCGTCGTCTTTGGCGCGTCGATCTCGATCCGCACAACTGGCTGGCGCCTGACCGTCACCTTGGCGAAACCGACCTTGCCGTTGATGAGGGCGCCCACGGTAACCACGCCTGGTTTGTAGAAGGTGACGGTGCCTTGCTGATCGGCGACGGCGCTGTCGAACGGTGCGGCAAACCATGCCGAGGGTTTCGCGTCGATGCGTGTGCCGGCCTGATCGATGCCGGCGGCAGTGAACGACAGCGCGCTGCCGGCGATCGCTTCGGCGGTCATGGGTGTCACGTCAACCCGCTGAGGCGCCGGTCCGGAAGGTGGCTTTTCCTGCGCCCCAAGTGCGACAACGACGCTGGCGAGCAACGCAATCGAGACAAGTCGCGCGCGCATGGATTCTCCTTCGTTCGAGCAGGACGGGTTGAGCGTGGGCCACTCTACTCCGTCCGCGGGGAGAGCTCAACGGGCGTCTCAGCGCGTGCGCGGCCACCTACTGCCAGTTTGAATCTCCTACGGGATCCCCGCATGGCAAACCGACTCTTGCTCATGGCTGCGATCCTGGGATGCATGCTGGTGCCGCTGTGGCGGAGGATGTCAGCGCTTGTCGCGGCGTTGGTGCACGGCTGATGGCCCTCCGTGCGATCGGCGGCCTCGGGTGCGCTGGCGGACCTGACGCCCTCCGCGGCATGATCGTGGGATGAAGTCGAGAGTGCACCCGACCTACGAGACGCACAATCGCGTGGGGAATTGGCGGGCGTACAAGCGTGCACTCGTCCGGCGAGGCGACGTGACGCTGTGGCTCACCCCAGACGCGAGGGCTGCCTGGGGAGCTGCGCCGTCCGGTCGACCAGGCGGGCAGCAACGCTTCTCGGATCTGGCGATCGGGACGCTCTCGCGACGGAGTCAGCGGCTGGATGTCGGCGTGCACGTCGCCCCGGCCAAAGGACCGATGCATCTCATTAACGAGGACGGCAAGGTTGTCGCGACGTGGACCGCGCTCGAGCGCGCGCGATCGCGCGATCACCGACGTGGAAACGCTCGGGCGGCGCCAATGGCAGAAGGCCTCGGGCTATCATCGGCAGGCCCGCGTAGAGAACGCCTTCTTTCGCTACAAGTCCATCATTGGCGACGGCCTTCACGCCCAGAGTCGGCGTGGCCGGAGCGTCGAGGCGAGCCTTGTCTGTCGTGTCCTGAATCGGATGACCGCGCTTGGCATGCCCCAGTCGTCTGCGATCAGCCGGTGACAAGGCTGTGGGTTGGGGAGTGCGAGTCCAGCGTCGAGCCATGCACCAACGCCTACCGCTGGGCTCGGCGGAGGTAGGCACGTCAGCGACCGAGACAGCACCAAACGATCATGGCCGAACCCAGGCGCAAGAAGTGGAGCGAGGTGAAGGCACGGCTCGAGGCGCTTGACCGGAAGGGCCTCGTGTCGCTGCTTGGCGACCTGTACGACGCGAACGAGGCCAATCGCCGCTTCCTTCACGCGCGCCTCGCTCCCGACAGTCGCGCCATCGAGGAGTACCGGCGCCTGGTCGCCGACGCGCTCTATCCCGACCCGTTCAGCAAGCGTCGGGTCAGGGTCTGCGACGCAGCCGCGGCAATCGCCGAGTACCGGCGCGCAACGGCGGATGCCTCAGGAACCGTCGATCTCATGCTGACGTTCGTCGAGGCGGGAACGGAGCAAGCCGCGGATCTTGGCTACGGCGACGAGGCGTACTTCGATGCGCTGCAGATCCGTCTGGACGCCGTGGCGAAGGAGTTCGACACGTTGCCCGCGGAAGTGCGAGCGAACGTGAGAGCTCGCTTGGGCCGTATTCAGGTGCGCGCACACAGTGTCGGCTGGGGATTCGGTGATGCCGTTGACGAACTGCTGCACGCGCTCGACGCTCGTACAGACGGAGTCAGGCTCGGCAAGGTGGATCGACGGTGATTGGGATGGAGGGGCGGTACGGCGTCGGTCGCCGCTGGTGCAATCAGGTGCAAGGCGCCACGGCAGCGTTGGCAATATAGAATCAGTAACTTACAGATTCTAATGGGTCTGACAGAGTCGATGATGACAGTAGTGGAGAGGCAGCTGACGCTGTCAGGCCTGCGCTGACAGGCCGCTCCATGCGCCGAAATCACTTGAGGTCCGCCTCTATCATTGCAAGTTCTCGGGCGACCGACGCCTGGGCGACGGAGATCGCTCCCAACGACGCTCAGTATTCCGGCCGCAGCGACAATGCCGACTGCGGCGCTCATGAGGTGGACCCAACACGCAGGAATCAGCGCTTGGCGTTTCAGAGAGCGGGCGTGGCGCCAATCGCGAACCGCAGCGCACCTTCGCGCGATGGCCACTTGATGTCCGATGTCGCGGACGAACGAAGCGCCACCGCCAGCACCACCACGGTCAGGACGGCCACGCACGTGAGGATGCCTGCGCCCGACTGAGTGCCAGCAGGCGCGCCACCACCTGTTCGAGCGCCAATTGTTGGCCAGCAGGCCCGTTCTCACTCCACGCACGGCCGATCACCCCTTGGATCGCCGATGGCCGTGTGGAGTCTTGGAGCCTGGCCAGCAGCATGCCGGACGCTTCGTCAACTGGTTACGGGTACACGGTGGGGCCACTCGGCCGTGGCATCCGTACGCGGATGTCCGGTGCCCGTCATCACCGTGATAGTCGCGAATGGCTCTCCCAGTCGGGAAACAGTGTTGTACATTGAGGGGCGCCCGGCGAGGGCTCGCGAGGCCGAGCACGTTCCGGGCTGCGGCTCAGGATGCCCACTGCTTTCCTGATCACACCGTTTTCGCCAGCCCGAGCCGGGGGCGAGCAGGCGCACGTGTACGACGCGGTGCAGCGAGCTGTCGCCGACGCCGTCACGTCCGCTGGACTGGAGCTCGTCAATCCAAAGGAAATGGCGGCCGCGGGCCCGATCGCGGACATGGTCCTGCAGGCGATTGACGAGGCAGACGTCGTCATCGCCATTCTGACCGGCAACAATCCCAACGTCTTCTTCGAACTGGGACGGGCTCGCCAGGCAGCGGCGATTCTCATTTCTGAAAGCGTAGACAACATTCCATTCGACGTCAGACACCTGCGGGTGTTGACCTACGACTCAGAGGCCGCCCTTTCGACGCTTTCCGGCCGGCTCGAGGCCGCCATTCGCGCGACGAGGGCGACACGGCCGATACCAAGGCTGCCGGCGTTGAACCGGCCTGACTATCGCAGCGAGATCGACCACATCATCTCCTATCGCACCACGATTTTCATCGGTCGCGACGAGGATCTTGCGATGGTGGCGCGCGTTGCGGAGGAGCGCGAACCCAAGTACCTGCTTGTGAGTGGCGGCGCCGGCACGGGCAAGTCGGCCCTCGTCGCCGAGCTCGTTCGCCGTCACGAGGAGCGTCGTTGGCCCACGGCGATTAGGCCACGGCTGCTTTTTGTGTTCGTGCGTCAAGAAGGCGGCGCCAACCGCTCGATCGACTTCATGCGCGCTCTGAATGCGCAGATGCTCGCCTTATCCGATGCCGACGAACCGATCGCATTCGAGTCGCCGGCCATAGAGACGCAGTTCGCCAGGCTCTGGACATCGTCGATGCAGCTCGCGCGCGCGGAGGATCCATTGCTGCTGCTGGTCGACGGTCTGGACGAGGCCGCCGTCGAAGGGAGCGCCGATGTCATCAGACACCTGCCATCGACGTTGACGAACTACGTTCACGTAATGGTGACGTCGCGACCGTCGCCGGACCCGAGGTTGCGCGTCGACCTGGGCCATCCACTCAGAGGGGCGCAGGCGCATGAACTGCGTGCCTTCACAGTCGGCGAGGTTGAAGAACTGCTGCGCTCGATGGGCGCAACCCCACCAGAACTGTCGGCGCTTGCCCGCCGGGTGTGGAAAGCGACGAAGGGACTTCCACTGCTGGCGAGATTTGTAAGCAAGGACGCGGTGTCCGATGTCAGTCGCCTCGATGCACTCGAGAACAATCCCCCGACAGACATCCGCGACTATTTCGTCAAGCAGTTCGAGCAGTTGGATGCGATCGCCGAAACGAAGGACTCAGCATGGGCTGTCTTTCGCACGTTCGTCGTCGGTCTCGGGCCGATGACGACCGAGGACCTCACCGAGATCCTCGGCTGGAGCAAGAACCAGGTCGTGAAGGCCATCGCCGCTGGAGAGCGCTTCCTCGTATCCGGTCAGGATGGCTGGGAATTGATGCACGTCGAACTGCGACGTGTGCTCCAGGAACGACAGTTCTCCTCGCGCGAGCTGGGCGATGCGAAACAGGGTGTGGTGGCCTGGTGCAGGACCTATCAGGCGAAGGGCTGGCCGAGCACAACGCCTGTATATGTCCTGCGATATTTCCTGCGGCACCTCAGTGAACGAGAAGAGGATCGCAGCGTCGTCGATGCCTGCGCCGCGGGGTATCTCGAGGCCAAACTGGAGCGGCTCCTGTCGCCGAGAGACTTCGAAGATGACTACTCGGTCCTGCTGACATCGTGCGTCCGGCTCGCCGATCGCGAGGCCTTGTATGCCTTTACTCAGCGGCGCGCCCGCCTCGCAGATGAAGTCGCTGTTCTCGCCCGACTTGAGCAGTGGCTCGATGTGTTCGGACAGGTCGTCCAGTCTCGTGAGAGCGTCGCCTGGCGGCGATGGGTGGTCATCTGCGTCCTTGGCCAGCGGCCGATTGGACTGCTGAATCTCTGTGCGGGGTTGACACCGGATGGCACTCACCCGACGGAGATTTTCGACTCGGCCGAGGCGCTCATAGTGACGCTGGCATTGGGCGACACGCGCGATCAGGCGACCCACCGTCTGGTGCGGGAGCTTACCCGCTGGGGTGCGGTGCCTCTCGCGCGGGCGCGTCGCCTGTGCGAATCGATTGGCGCACCGCACGTCCGCGCCAGCGCGAACCGGTTGATCGCGTCCGGGTATGCGGAGGCCGGCCAGCCACCGAACGCCTTGGCCGCCTTGACTCGAAGTCTGAGCGAGGTCGAGCAAGTGCTCCGGTCCGGGAAGGACGAAAGTTCGATTCTTGCCACGTTCATCGAGATCGCTCAAACGTTCCCGACAGTCGGTGCCAAAGACGACGCGAAGGCGGGACTCGACCACGTCGTGTCGCTCTCGAGCCTCATAGCCAACCCCGAGTCGGCGTCGAAGGTCGTCACGGCCGCTTCACATGGTTTCGCCGTGCTGGGCGATACCACTCGAGCGACGAGTCTTCTGATCCAGACGCTCATTGAAGGCCGCCCATCGCGGTTTGCCGGCATCACCCCAGCCCAGGCGACCAGCGCGATCGTCGAACACTCGAACATCGCTGGCGCTTCCCTGGAAATTCGCGGAATCCTCGAGCGGATTTCTGAAGCCGTCGGCCATGTCGCTGACCGAGCCGTACAGGCGCAGGTTCTTGCCGCCGTGGCTCATGGCTACGCGACGTGTGGGGATATGGACGTCAGCAGCCAAGTACTCGCTCGCGCAATCACGGCCGGGGCTCCGTCGGGAGAATCGGGTGACGACGTCTCGGCGTGCGTCGATACGTACGGCGGCCTGGCCACGGATGATGCGCAGGCGTGTCTCGATCGCGTGCGGGCCACGCTCGAGTCCATCTCGAACGGCCAGGAGCACACGGAACTCGCATCGCTGCTCGCTCGCGGATATTCGATGGCGGGGCGCGACGACATCGCTTGTGACCTGCTGGATCGGGAGTTCCAGCAATTGGTCCGGAAAGACCTCGACCTGTCGTGGGCGCTGTCACATCTGTCCCAGGGATACACGAGCCTACGCGATGTGTCGATCGCGCGACGCCGCCTGGACGGGCTGCTTGAACGCGGTGCGAGTCTCAGG includes:
- a CDS encoding YncE family protein — encoded protein: MIRLVTAFVAYSVAVALPAAQAPAPDYRVYVASEAADKISLLRFDGAAFHLERQFDTGVMPVDIDGPHGLALNAAGTALFVSIAHGQPNGVLWKYSTTTHQVVGRTTLGMFPATLQVSPSGEFVYVVNFNLHGDPVPSSVSIVHAESMTELARVTTCRMPHGSRFNPQGTRHYSACMMDHRVVEIDTATLRVAREFRLSPMADAGSHAAAHGADVSTPAGAACSPTWVQPSSDGSALFVACNGSNEIVEIGVEAGSIRRRIGARNGVYNLATTRDGRLLIATNRRDQSASVLDLATGRERARLATPRRAVHGVAISADDRFAFVSSEGIGAESGSVIAIDLAGLTIAATAQVPPQAGGIDVR
- a CDS encoding Ig-like domain-containing protein, whose protein sequence is MRARLVSIALLASVVVALGAQEKPPSGPAPQRVDVTPMTAEAIAGSALSFTAAGIDQAGTRIDAKPSAWFAAPFDSAVADQQGTVTFYKPGVVTVGALINGKVGFAKVTVRRQPVVRIEIDAPKTTMSIGPGVALRAIAIAPSGEPVSDVEYVWRSESPGIASVDAAGLVTGVAPGTATIRASTEGASATATVRIGSGRVQRLSVQPPATSVRTGDVVRFSAAVTGAQEAGVRWSISGEGASIDADGVFVAEQPGSYLITAISADRAAVATVVVKPRNVQRALEVVGRAPAEEFQTLEQWIVGNYAYVTSAMAGRLWVYDISNPAAPLKVDSVAFDARILNDVSTTADGKVAVITREGASNRKNGIAFLDTSDPAHPRVASEYTATVSGGVHSAFIDGRFAYITDDATGSLRVIDFHDVTSPREVGRWAPDRQTQTFRSPEGDEFVGGLMLHDVQVRDGLLYAGWWRDGLIVLDVGNGIKGGSPQKPVLVSQLRFNYHELYGPGWLAGAHAVFRYNNYVFVGDEVFPAQFDLSSRDRIPVQGIVHVVDVTDIERPRRVATYDIPEAGAHNIWVEDDVMYMGYYNAGARVVDVSGELRGNLYRQGREIARLWTGDPKGWRPNLPFCWGAQPHKGLIYFNDINSGIWITKLPQLKKLTPTNTSQ